One stretch of Eupeodes corollae chromosome 2, idEupCoro1.1, whole genome shotgun sequence DNA includes these proteins:
- the LOC129948465 gene encoding mRNA cap guanine-N7 methyltransferase-like, with amino-acid sequence MNFKGEESTETCYNIRFLCDSETPPIFGAKYFFQLEGVVDCAEFLVHFPTLVKLCRKHGLKLEKVNTFAEYFKASFEKGANLLEKTKGLQTVYYERGSKLESNFEHIDNVANETENFSDTYGTLSKPEWEVATLYIVCAFKKCPNTWDSEMSPIYDFDC; translated from the exons ACTTGTTACAATATTCGGTTTTTGTGCGATTCTGAAACACCTCCAATTTTTGGTgccaagtatttttttcaattagagGGTGTTGTTGACTGTGCCGAGTTCTTGGTTCATTTTCCAACTCTCGTCAAACTCTGTCGGAAGCATGGTTTAAAGCTTGAAAAAGTCAACACTTTCGCAGAGTATTTTAAGGCATCTTTCGAAAAAG GAGcaaatcttttagaaaaaacaaaaggtCTTCAAACGGTTTATTATGAAAGAGGTTCAAAACTCGAAAGCAATTTCGAGCACATCGATAATGTGGCGAATGAAACAGAGAACTTCTCCGATACTTATGGAACTCTATCCAAACCAGAATGGGAAGTAGCAA CTTTATATATTGTGTGCGCCTTCAAGAAGTGTCCAAATACTTGGGATAGTGAAATGAGTCCAATATATGACTTTGATTGTTAG